The Thermococcus sp. sequence GAGTATCTGATGGGGATTTACTCTAACGAAGGCCTTATCCTTGGTACAGGAATAGCCGTCGCAATGCTCGGTGTTGTCTACCTCGGCCTGAAGCTTTTGAAGGGCGGGGAGTAACATTCAGCCGGCTCAATTCCTGAAACGCTCGTAAATCAGCTCGTCCACGTATCTCCCATCGCTCCAGATGTGCTCCCTGAAGCGGCCGCTCAATGTAAAGCCGTTCTTTTCAAGAACCCTTATTGAGGGCGCGTTGTCCTCGTGCACCTTCGCCCAGACCTTGCGTAGGTTGAGATGCCTGAAGGCGTACTCGCAGAGAAGTTTAACGACCTCGGTACCGTAGCCCCTCCCCCTTTCTTCCGGCGAGAGGTAGTAGAGTATCTCCCCCCACCTTGCTTGCCAGTTAATCCAGTTGAAGCCCGCTATGCCGACGAGTTTTCCAGTTTCGTTTTCAATCACGGCAAACGTCGGCATCTTATCCTTGTTCTTCTTCAGCTCCTCATAGAACTCCTCCTCTTCCTCTGGCAGTGTGAAGTGGGCCGAGTTGAAGAGATACCTGACTGTGCTCCTGTCGTTGAACCACTCCCAGCTTTTGCTCAGGTCTTCCTTCAGGAGGATTCCCAACGAGACTTTCTTACCTTTGAGGACAAGGGGTCTCATGGCAGACACCCCTAAGTTTTCTCAACCACCATAACAGTCTTCCCCTCTTCCTCCCTAACCCCGAGTGCAACGCTCTCACTCAAAACCTCGACCCAGCCACGCTCCCACAGTTCCCTATCCCATAGGATTTCTCCTTTCGGGTCGAGCTTCGTCACCGTCGCTTTTCCCTCGACTTCACCCCCAACGAGGAGGCCGTCTTCGGTTGGCAGGAGCGAAGTCACTGCACCGTTTGGGAGCATTACTTCCCAATTCACGTTCCAGACCCAAAGGTCGCTCCCTTTGTAACCACCCAGGACTATTTTTCCGCCCATTTTGACTGCTGTTAGGGCTATTCCACCGGCAAGCTCTCTTTCTTTTACAAGCTCTCCCTTCCTAGTGAACTCAAAGGCTTTAACCTTCCACTTCTCCTCCTTTATGCTCCCAATGAGAACAAGCCTTCCGTCGAGTTCAACTAGGCCTGAAATCACAGCATCGCTCCAGGGGCCGAGGGTTCTGAGCCAGAGGACTTCGCCGTCCAGCGTGATCCTCCCGACGAAGAAGCCCCTCCCCTCCCCGCTGGAAGTGTCACCCGCTATGAAAGCTCCACTTTCATCGGGCAGGATGAAATAAACGGCCTCGTTGTCGAGGATTTTTAGCTTTCTCTCCCAGAGGACTTCGAGGTTCCCGTCAAGCCTCGCGACGTAGGCCTTCCAGCCTTCCCCTCCATTGGGGGTTGCTCTTCCCTCAACGGCACCGCCGATGAGGTAGCCGTCTTTGAGTTTCGCCACGCTGTGCCCTTCCCAGTCGTTTTCTCCCGATATGAACTTCACGGTCTTTATCCTCTCGCCTTCAAGCCTCGCGAGCATTATCTTGTAGGCATTCTTATTGTAGACGCTCCCGATGAGCAGGTCGCCGGCGAGTGCAGCTGGAACGGTCTCAACGCCGAAGGAGCAGGTTTTCATAAACGTCCCCCTTGGTGGTTGGATTATTCCCTCAAAGAACCACAGCAAAGGTTTTAAGATTTTTGCCGGTTAGTGGTAAACGGGCGGTACGGATGAGGAGGAAAACCCTCATTGAGAATAACCTTGAAACACTCAAGGAGCCCGACAACCCCCTGAAGAATGTAACGAAATACCATAACCCTGACGATCTGCCGGGGGAGCCGTCGGAAAGATTTTCCAGACATCTGGGAAACTGGAGGTTTGATGATGAGGGTCGCGTTAATCCCCATGCGCGTTGAGGTTGGAAACTTCAGCGCCAACTGGGTCGAGTTCGAGAGGCGCTTTGATGAGGCCTTGGCCCATAACCCCGACTTCAT is a genomic window containing:
- a CDS encoding GNAT family protein; the encoded protein is MRPLVLKGKKVSLGILLKEDLSKSWEWFNDRSTVRYLFNSAHFTLPEEEEEFYEELKKNKDKMPTFAVIENETGKLVGIAGFNWINWQARWGEILYYLSPEERGRGYGTEVVKLLCEYAFRHLNLRKVWAKVHEDNAPSIRVLEKNGFTLSGRFREHIWSDGRYVDELIYERFRN